From a single Acidobacteriota bacterium genomic region:
- a CDS encoding copper chaperone Copz family protein, translating into MEETCCPAIANRPHIACPRCGAQGRLVSARTVSAHVRADVAARLLGVEQRFCGSRDCPVLYYGSDGRLVEKDASLTRIGAKESTDPIPLCYCFNVTAGDVREEIVRTGRSAIADWIAAEVRAGRCACEVKNPSGVCCLGDVRRCAQASQRNPGPAARARDLDAGLEREESESS; encoded by the coding sequence ATGGAAGAGACCTGTTGCCCCGCGATCGCGAACCGGCCGCACATCGCTTGCCCCCGATGCGGAGCGCAGGGGCGCCTCGTCTCGGCCAGAACGGTATCGGCTCACGTGCGGGCAGACGTGGCGGCACGGTTGCTCGGGGTCGAGCAGAGGTTCTGCGGCTCGAGAGACTGTCCGGTGCTTTACTACGGTTCGGACGGGCGCCTCGTCGAAAAGGACGCCTCTCTCACAAGAATCGGCGCCAAGGAATCGACGGATCCCATTCCACTCTGCTACTGCTTCAACGTCACCGCCGGAGACGTGCGCGAGGAGATCGTGCGCACGGGGCGAAGCGCCATCGCCGACTGGATCGCGGCGGAGGTGAGGGCTGGCCGATGCGCGTGTGAAGTGAAGAACCCGTCGGGGGTGTGCTGCCTCGGCGATGTGAGACGATGCGCGCAGGCGTCGCAGAGGAATCCGGGGCCAGCCGCTCGAGCGCGCGATCTTGACGCCGGCCTCGAACGCGAGGAGAGTGAATCGTCATGA
- a CDS encoding heavy-metal-associated domain-containing protein has product MPPRLVSWGGTVVQEIHHLETDLLAAAGKPGGGTEGDTGSPSGTGSRPRAGESTVTLKVSGMTCGGCEAAIRMALKKLDGVVSVHVDSTRGTATVAFLEATVTIEKIVEAIDQTGFKASLAQAPAGS; this is encoded by the coding sequence ATGCCGCCGAGACTCGTGAGCTGGGGCGGCACCGTGGTGCAGGAAATCCACCACCTCGAAACGGACTTGCTCGCCGCCGCGGGGAAGCCGGGAGGCGGAACCGAGGGGGACACGGGCTCCCCGAGCGGAACTGGATCCCGGCCCAGGGCCGGTGAATCCACCGTCACCCTGAAGGTCAGCGGGATGACGTGCGGCGGCTGCGAGGCGGCGATCAGGATGGCACTCAAGAAACTGGATGGGGTCGTTTCCGTCCACGTGGACTCCACGAGAGGGACGGCGACGGTGGCCTTCCTCGAGGCGACGGTCACGATTGAAAAGATCGTCGAGGCGATCGACCAGACCGGCTTCAAGGCGTCTCTCGCGCAAGCGCCGGCGGGCTCCTGA
- a CDS encoding mercury transporter MerT, producing MNASKEGLTLGGALAAAVAASACCIGPVLFVALGLGGASFAVAIAPYRGWLVSLTLLLLGTAFYQIYRKPDAEDCDEDGACRTASRTRGLKVLLWITSAIVVGVLAFPYYAPYLF from the coding sequence ATGAACGCATCGAAAGAGGGGCTGACTCTGGGAGGGGCGCTCGCCGCGGCGGTGGCGGCGTCGGCGTGCTGCATCGGCCCCGTCCTGTTCGTGGCGCTTGGTCTCGGCGGCGCCTCCTTCGCCGTCGCGATCGCTCCCTACAGGGGTTGGCTCGTCAGCCTGACGCTGTTGCTGCTCGGAACTGCGTTCTACCAGATCTATCGAAAACCCGACGCGGAGGATTGCGATGAGGACGGAGCCTGCCGGACGGCGTCCCGAACGCGCGGCTTGAAAGTCCTCCTCTGGATCACCTCCGCCATCGTGGTTGGCGTCCTCGCGTTCCCGTACTACGCGCCGTATTTGTTCTGA
- a CDS encoding metal-sensitive transcriptional regulator encodes MVHARRKAAGGGELSYANLGEVHQGEIRNRLARIEGHLKGLGRQMEAGAECHELLMQASAIRSSLSGLMAKLLEAHIDTCVLSCARKGKGEEALAGLKAALTMALRQI; translated from the coding sequence ATGGTGCATGCGCGGAGAAAGGCGGCAGGCGGCGGCGAGCTGAGCTATGCGAACCTCGGAGAAGTGCACCAGGGCGAAATCCGCAACCGACTGGCCCGCATCGAGGGACACCTCAAAGGACTTGGCCGCCAGATGGAGGCCGGCGCCGAATGCCACGAGCTGCTCATGCAGGCCTCGGCCATCCGCTCGTCCCTGAGCGGCCTGATGGCGAAATTGCTCGAAGCGCACATCGACACCTGCGTCCTGAGCTGCGCCCGCAAGGGCAAGGGAGAGGAGGCCCTCGCAGGTTTGAAGGCCGCCCTGACGATGGCCTTGCGCCAGATCTGA
- a CDS encoding DUF4198 domain-containing protein has product MRSRRSDVAAGVLALLTAVPGMSFAHDTWMAPERWSVPAASVVGLDLTSGMGYPALDYAIEPDRVDRAVCRLGGRTSGIEERSKISHSMRLTARLETVGIATISVDLKPRAIEMTPDQVKEYLDEIDAPESIRKTWAASGGKKPWRETYTKHAKTFVRVGEPGADRSWAVPIGAALEIVPESDPTTLRSGVGLTVRVLKGGSPAAAFPVGVVREGDAAGTIRTTDAEGRCVISLDRPGPWLLRGTDLRSSSTRDGEWESDFATLTLEVRPD; this is encoded by the coding sequence TTGCGGTCGCGAAGAAGTGACGTCGCGGCCGGAGTGCTCGCGCTCCTGACGGCCGTCCCGGGGATGTCGTTCGCCCACGATACCTGGATGGCGCCCGAGCGATGGTCCGTTCCGGCAGCGTCGGTCGTGGGATTGGATCTCACCAGCGGGATGGGGTACCCGGCGCTCGACTACGCGATCGAGCCGGATAGGGTCGACCGGGCCGTCTGCCGCCTCGGCGGGAGGACCTCGGGGATCGAAGAACGCTCGAAGATCTCCCATTCGATGCGCCTCACCGCGCGGCTCGAGACGGTGGGAATCGCGACGATCTCCGTGGACCTCAAGCCCAGGGCGATCGAGATGACGCCCGATCAGGTGAAGGAGTACCTCGACGAGATCGACGCCCCCGAGTCGATCCGGAAGACCTGGGCCGCCTCCGGCGGGAAAAAGCCCTGGCGGGAGACGTACACGAAACACGCCAAGACATTCGTGAGGGTGGGGGAGCCGGGAGCCGATCGCTCGTGGGCCGTCCCGATCGGGGCGGCGCTCGAGATCGTCCCGGAGAGCGATCCGACGACGCTCCGATCGGGTGTCGGGCTGACCGTTCGCGTTCTGAAGGGAGGGTCGCCGGCCGCGGCATTTCCCGTCGGGGTGGTCCGTGAAGGCGACGCGGCCGGCACCATCCGGACGACCGACGCGGAGGGACGCTGCGTCATCTCCCTCGATCGGCCGGGCCCCTGGCTGTTGCGAGGGACCGACCTGCGTTCGTCCTCGACGCGTGATGGTGAGTGGGAGAGCGATTTCGCGACGCTCACCCTCGAGGTTCGCCCCGACTGA
- a CDS encoding c-type cytochrome, which produces MRMWIAILILVTLVVGAVVAIFPSWTHGFSAREEPTALEAFMARRMRRHALPPGAREIRNPLPATSEVLAQGRAHFADHCALCHGNDGRGQTTMGRSLYPKAPDMGSEGTQSLSDGEIFYIIKNGIRLTGMPAWGEETPEDDRESWALVQFIRHLPRITSEEVQEMAEANPRTRKEFEDDEEARRFLEVH; this is translated from the coding sequence ATGCGGATGTGGATAGCGATCCTGATCCTGGTCACGCTCGTCGTCGGGGCCGTGGTCGCGATCTTCCCTTCGTGGACTCACGGCTTCAGCGCCCGCGAGGAGCCGACGGCTCTCGAGGCGTTCATGGCGCGCCGCATGCGCCGGCACGCCCTTCCGCCCGGCGCGCGAGAGATTCGAAATCCCCTGCCGGCGACGTCGGAGGTTCTCGCACAGGGTCGAGCCCACTTCGCCGACCACTGCGCCCTCTGCCACGGCAACGACGGCCGCGGCCAAACGACTATGGGTCGGAGCCTCTATCCGAAGGCGCCGGACATGGGGTCCGAGGGGACCCAGTCCCTCTCGGACGGAGAGATCTTCTACATCATCAAGAACGGCATCCGGCTCACCGGGATGCCGGCCTGGGGGGAGGAGACGCCGGAGGACGATCGTGAATCCTGGGCGCTCGTCCAATTCATCCGTCATCTCCCGCGAATCACCTCCGAGGAGGTTCAGGAGATGGCTGAGGCGAACCCCAGGACACGGAAGGAGTTCGAGGACGACGAAGAAGCCCGCAGGTTCCTCGAAGTGCACTGA
- a CDS encoding efflux RND transporter permease subunit, with the protein MIERIIDFSAHNKLLVLALTAAALAGAVYAMRNVPLDAIPDLSDTQVIVYSRWDRSPDILEDQVTYPIITALLGAPKVKAIRGFSDFGFSYVYVIFQDGTDLYWARSRTLEYLSKILPSLPQGVQTQLGPDATGLGWVYQYALKDTSGRHDLAELRSFQDWHLRYSLQSLPGVAEVASVGGFQKQYQVNLEPDRLLAHRIPIQKVVEAIRQGNNDVGGRVVEFAGREYMVRGRGYARSIHDIEQIVVGNDSKGTPILVRDLGRVVLGPEIRRGVVDLDGQGDAVGGIVVMRDGENALNVIERVRKRIDELRPSFPPGVEIVTTYDRSDLIRRSIDNLKEELVVEMIIVSLVILIFLWHIPSAVVPIVTIPVSVILAFIPMYLMGVTSNIMSLAGIAISIGVLVDGAIVEVENAYKKIQLWDEGGRKEDFHGVRLRALKEVGPSVFFSLLVIAVAFMPIFTLVDQEGRLFKPLAYTKNLAMAIAAILAITLDPAMRMMFARMEPIRFRPRWLSWPIHQGVVGTYYPEERHPISRLLFRLYEPVCRLVLRFPGSTILAAILVMAMTVPVYLKLGGEFMPPLDEGTFLYMPITLPGISVTEAQRLLQTMDQILMESPEVERVFGKIGRADTPTDPAPFSMVETTVLLKPPSQWRRVPRFYSEWPEWLQSSLRHVWYDRITKDDLIAELDRKLRFPGVSNIWVMPIKNRIDMLQTGIRTPVGVKIFGADPKVIERIGGEVEAAVREVRGTRSVFAERTAGGYFLDFDLKREQLARYGLSVEEAEMVIQSAIGGETVTRTVEGRERYGVSVRYAREERDSLDRLQRVLVPTAAGAQIPLAQIADIRMESGPSMIRDENGMIAGYVYVDLSGRDVGGYVEEAKAIVARKVALPEGYSLQWSGQYENMIRVRERLKVVVPITVFLIFMLLYMNTKSAVKASIVMLAVPFSVVGAVWLLYLLGYNVSIAVWVGMIALMGLDAETGVFMLLFLDMSYGDAVRQGRMRTKQDLQDAIIHGAVKRIRPKMMTVCAAMAGLMPILWSLGTGADMMKRVAAPMVGGLVTSFIMELLVYPPIYEFWKWNFEMKRGKMAA; encoded by the coding sequence ATGATCGAGAGAATCATCGACTTCTCGGCGCACAACAAGCTCCTCGTCCTCGCCCTCACGGCGGCGGCTCTGGCGGGTGCCGTCTACGCGATGAGGAACGTCCCGCTCGACGCAATTCCCGATCTCTCGGACACGCAGGTCATCGTGTACTCGCGCTGGGACCGGAGCCCCGACATCCTGGAAGATCAGGTCACCTACCCGATCATCACGGCTCTCCTCGGGGCGCCCAAGGTGAAGGCGATCCGCGGCTTCTCCGACTTCGGCTTCTCATACGTCTACGTGATCTTCCAGGACGGGACGGATCTCTACTGGGCGCGCAGCCGGACGCTCGAGTACCTGAGCAAGATCCTCCCGTCACTGCCCCAGGGAGTGCAGACGCAGCTCGGTCCCGACGCGACGGGGCTCGGCTGGGTCTACCAGTACGCCCTCAAGGACACGAGCGGCCGTCACGACCTGGCCGAGCTCAGGAGCTTTCAGGACTGGCACCTCCGGTACTCGCTCCAGAGCCTTCCCGGCGTGGCGGAAGTCGCCTCCGTCGGCGGGTTCCAGAAGCAGTACCAGGTCAACCTGGAGCCGGATCGCCTCCTCGCCCACAGGATCCCGATCCAGAAGGTCGTCGAGGCCATCCGGCAGGGGAACAACGACGTGGGCGGCCGGGTGGTCGAGTTCGCGGGCCGGGAGTACATGGTCCGCGGCCGCGGCTACGCCCGCTCGATTCATGACATCGAGCAGATCGTCGTCGGAAACGACTCGAAGGGCACGCCGATCCTGGTGCGGGATCTCGGCCGCGTCGTCCTGGGGCCCGAGATCCGCCGGGGCGTCGTCGATCTTGACGGCCAGGGGGACGCCGTCGGGGGGATCGTCGTCATGCGCGACGGCGAGAACGCCCTCAACGTGATCGAGCGCGTGCGGAAGAGAATCGACGAGCTCCGTCCCTCCTTCCCGCCGGGGGTCGAAATCGTCACGACCTACGATCGCTCGGATCTGATCCGGCGATCGATCGACAACCTCAAGGAAGAGCTGGTTGTCGAGATGATCATCGTCAGCCTCGTCATCCTGATCTTCCTCTGGCACATCCCGTCGGCGGTCGTCCCGATCGTGACGATTCCCGTTTCGGTGATCCTCGCCTTCATCCCGATGTACCTGATGGGGGTCACCTCGAACATCATGTCCCTCGCGGGGATCGCCATCTCCATCGGCGTCCTCGTGGACGGGGCCATCGTCGAGGTCGAGAACGCCTACAAGAAGATCCAGCTCTGGGACGAGGGGGGCCGTAAGGAAGACTTTCACGGAGTACGGCTCCGGGCGCTCAAGGAGGTGGGGCCTTCCGTCTTCTTTTCGCTGCTCGTCATCGCCGTCGCCTTCATGCCGATCTTCACGCTGGTGGACCAGGAGGGGCGTCTCTTCAAGCCCCTGGCCTACACGAAGAACCTGGCGATGGCGATCGCCGCGATCCTGGCGATCACGCTCGACCCTGCGATGCGGATGATGTTCGCCCGGATGGAGCCGATCCGCTTCAGGCCCCGGTGGCTCTCCTGGCCGATCCATCAAGGAGTGGTCGGCACCTACTACCCGGAGGAAAGACACCCCATCAGCCGCCTCCTCTTCCGGCTCTACGAGCCGGTCTGCCGGCTCGTGTTGAGGTTCCCGGGGAGCACGATCCTGGCTGCAATCCTGGTCATGGCGATGACCGTGCCGGTCTACCTGAAGCTCGGCGGTGAGTTCATGCCGCCGCTCGACGAAGGGACCTTCCTCTACATGCCGATCACCCTCCCGGGGATCTCGGTGACCGAGGCGCAACGCCTCCTCCAGACGATGGACCAGATCCTGATGGAGAGCCCCGAGGTGGAGCGGGTTTTCGGCAAGATCGGCCGCGCCGACACGCCCACCGATCCCGCTCCCTTCTCGATGGTGGAGACGACGGTTCTCCTGAAGCCCCCGTCTCAATGGCGCCGTGTCCCGCGCTTCTACTCGGAATGGCCCGAGTGGCTCCAATCATCGTTGCGGCACGTCTGGTACGACAGGATCACGAAGGACGATCTGATCGCCGAGCTCGATCGGAAGCTCCGTTTCCCGGGCGTGTCGAATATCTGGGTCATGCCGATCAAGAACCGCATCGACATGCTTCAGACGGGGATCAGGACGCCCGTCGGCGTGAAGATCTTCGGCGCCGACCCGAAGGTGATCGAGCGGATCGGCGGCGAGGTGGAAGCGGCGGTCCGGGAAGTGCGCGGCACGCGGAGCGTTTTCGCCGAGCGGACGGCGGGCGGCTACTTTCTCGACTTCGATCTGAAGCGCGAGCAGCTCGCGCGCTACGGCCTCAGCGTCGAGGAGGCCGAGATGGTCATCCAATCGGCGATTGGCGGGGAGACGGTCACCCGGACCGTCGAGGGGCGCGAGCGTTACGGCGTCTCGGTCCGTTACGCCCGCGAGGAGCGCGACAGCCTGGATCGCCTTCAGCGTGTTCTTGTCCCGACTGCGGCCGGGGCGCAAATCCCCCTCGCGCAGATCGCCGACATCCGCATGGAATCCGGCCCCTCGATGATCCGCGACGAGAACGGGATGATCGCGGGCTACGTCTACGTCGATCTGTCCGGAAGGGACGTCGGGGGCTACGTCGAGGAAGCGAAAGCAATCGTGGCGCGAAAGGTCGCGCTCCCCGAGGGGTACTCGCTTCAGTGGAGCGGCCAGTACGAGAACATGATCCGGGTGCGCGAGAGGCTGAAGGTCGTCGTGCCGATCACCGTCTTTTTGATTTTCATGCTTCTCTACATGAACACCAAGTCTGCGGTCAAGGCGAGCATCGTCATGCTTGCGGTGCCGTTTTCGGTCGTCGGCGCGGTCTGGCTCCTCTACCTTCTCGGGTACAACGTGTCGATCGCCGTCTGGGTGGGGATGATCGCGCTCATGGGTCTCGACGCCGAGACGGGGGTCTTCATGCTCCTCTTCCTCGACATGTCGTACGGAGACGCCGTGAGGCAGGGGAGGATGCGGACGAAGCAGGACCTTCAGGACGCAATCATCCACGGCGCCGTGAAGCGCATCCGCCCGAAGATGATGACTGTCTGCGCGGCGATGGCGGGTCTGATGCCGATCCTCTGGTCGCTAGGGACGGGCGCCGACATGATGAAGCGCGTCGCGGCGCCCATGGTCGGCGGCCTCGTCACCAGCTTCATCATGGAGCTGCTGGTCTATCCGCCGATCTACGAGTTCTGGAAGTGGAACTTCGAGATGAAGCGGGGGAAGATGGCGGCGTGA
- a CDS encoding efflux RND transporter periplasmic adaptor subunit, giving the protein MSNNRLLKILLAISVVAVVVLAGTLYRALSSRGPAPLESKPEGAVKRNGYHCAMHPTMISDKPDACPICQMRMVLDHDEEPGSGGALPAGERKVVYRSTMNPTEFSDKPGNDSMGMAMVAEEAEERSPEGPDVEGRVSVKISPEKRQLIGVRTAVVERKSLTKTIRTVGRVTFDETRLHHVHTKVGGWIERLYANTGEVVEKGQPLLTIYSPELLASAQEYLLALRARDRLAGSSMPSVKASGDDLVDSARRRLLLYDLTEDQIDDLAKAGEAPRTTTIYAPMTGHVIMRNVTHGEKIDSGTALLDLADLSRVWVLADVYEYELPFVHEGQAATMSLSYLPGRTFEGRITLIYPVLEEATRTVKVRLEFPNPGLSLKPDMYADVEIRASMGEKLTVPESAVISTGERDLAFVDRGGGYFEPRTLTLGLRLPDGFEVIAGLAEGEKVLVSANFFVDSESTLKAALRETGGKR; this is encoded by the coding sequence GTGAGTAACAACAGACTTCTCAAGATCCTTCTCGCGATCTCGGTGGTCGCCGTCGTAGTCCTCGCCGGAACGCTCTACCGGGCCTTGTCGTCGCGCGGCCCGGCGCCTCTCGAATCGAAGCCCGAGGGCGCCGTGAAGCGCAACGGTTATCACTGCGCGATGCACCCGACGATGATCTCGGACAAGCCGGATGCGTGCCCGATCTGCCAGATGCGGATGGTTCTCGATCACGACGAGGAGCCAGGATCCGGCGGCGCCCTGCCTGCCGGGGAAAGAAAGGTCGTTTACCGCTCCACGATGAACCCGACGGAGTTCTCGGACAAACCCGGGAACGACTCCATGGGGATGGCGATGGTGGCCGAGGAAGCGGAGGAGCGTTCGCCGGAGGGCCCGGACGTCGAGGGGCGCGTCAGCGTGAAGATCTCCCCGGAGAAGCGCCAGCTTATCGGGGTGCGGACGGCGGTCGTCGAAAGAAAGAGTCTCACGAAGACGATTCGCACGGTCGGGCGCGTCACGTTTGACGAGACGCGGCTCCATCACGTCCACACGAAGGTCGGCGGCTGGATCGAGCGACTCTACGCCAACACCGGCGAGGTCGTCGAGAAGGGCCAGCCCCTCCTGACGATCTACAGCCCGGAGCTCCTCGCCAGCGCGCAGGAGTACCTTCTCGCTCTGAGGGCGCGCGACAGGCTCGCCGGCTCGTCGATGCCGTCCGTCAAGGCGAGCGGCGACGATCTCGTGGACAGCGCGCGGCGGCGCCTTCTCCTCTACGACCTGACGGAGGATCAGATCGACGACCTCGCGAAAGCTGGAGAGGCGCCCCGGACGACGACGATCTACGCCCCGATGACCGGACACGTCATCATGCGCAACGTCACGCACGGGGAGAAGATCGACTCGGGAACGGCGCTTCTGGACCTGGCCGATCTCAGCCGCGTGTGGGTCCTCGCCGACGTCTACGAGTACGAGTTGCCGTTCGTCCACGAAGGCCAGGCGGCGACGATGTCCCTCTCCTACCTGCCGGGCCGGACCTTCGAGGGGCGGATCACCCTTATCTATCCCGTCCTCGAGGAGGCGACCCGCACCGTCAAGGTCCGGCTGGAGTTCCCCAACCCCGGCCTCTCTCTGAAACCCGACATGTACGCCGACGTGGAGATCCGCGCGTCGATGGGGGAGAAACTGACGGTTCCCGAGAGCGCTGTCATCAGTACCGGGGAGCGCGACCTCGCTTTCGTCGATCGAGGGGGCGGCTATTTCGAGCCGCGCACGCTCACGCTCGGCCTCAGGCTTCCCGACGGCTTCGAAGTCATCGCCGGCCTCGCCGAGGGGGAGAAGGTTCTCGTCTCGGCGAACTTCTTCGTGGACTCGGAATCGACCCTGAAGGCGGCTCTTCGGGAGACCGGGGGGAAGCGATGA
- a CDS encoding TolC family protein — protein MSKRSTILAAFTLAAAARFSAIAASPLDLAALLREAEVNNPEIAALRLRQEAARLVPGIAEVPPDPVVSVSYLNDTVTGFTLGRSEFSNLAFGWTQEIPFPGKLRLGGEVASREVEMVRSRLEAARLGVAAAIKGAYADLYRIDRSASILGERRSLLVSLMQTARARYETGEGLLENVLRAQSEITRLDLEVERLGQERLSAGAVLNTMAGRIEDRPLAEATELPVPAGEMDPRALEAEALARAPEIHEREAAVLRDEARLDLARKQLKPDLIWGAAYQNRGGIPPMVMGTFGLRLPIYRERKQVQAIAQVRSETDASKQEVLAARLNVAARVRDLAARASRAGTLSSLYREALIPQSLSALDSASAAYGVGRADFLTLLDDFSAVLAYEIDYETQRAARVAALAALEPLTGRELVAASRGEAAREGGPRE, from the coding sequence ATGTCAAAGCGCAGCACGATCCTCGCCGCGTTCACACTCGCGGCGGCCGCACGCTTCTCCGCCATCGCGGCATCGCCGCTCGATCTCGCGGCGCTCCTGCGGGAGGCGGAGGTGAACAACCCGGAGATCGCGGCGCTGCGGCTGCGTCAGGAGGCGGCGCGCCTCGTCCCTGGGATCGCCGAGGTGCCGCCGGACCCGGTGGTGAGCGTCTCCTACCTGAACGACACGGTCACCGGCTTCACGCTCGGTCGGAGCGAGTTCTCGAATCTGGCGTTCGGCTGGACTCAGGAGATCCCGTTCCCGGGGAAGCTCCGTCTGGGCGGCGAGGTCGCGAGCCGCGAGGTGGAGATGGTTCGATCGCGCCTCGAGGCAGCCAGGCTGGGCGTCGCCGCCGCGATCAAGGGGGCCTACGCCGATCTCTACAGGATCGACCGGAGCGCCTCCATTCTGGGCGAGCGCCGGAGTCTCCTCGTCTCGCTCATGCAGACGGCTCGCGCCCGCTACGAGACCGGTGAGGGGCTTCTGGAAAACGTCCTGAGGGCGCAGTCGGAGATCACGCGGCTCGATCTCGAGGTCGAGCGCCTCGGGCAGGAGAGGCTCTCCGCCGGCGCCGTGCTCAACACGATGGCGGGACGGATCGAGGATCGTCCGCTCGCCGAGGCGACCGAGCTTCCAGTCCCGGCCGGGGAGATGGATCCGCGCGCGCTCGAAGCGGAGGCCCTGGCCCGCGCGCCCGAGATTCACGAGCGGGAGGCGGCGGTCCTCCGCGACGAGGCGCGGCTCGATCTCGCGAGGAAGCAGCTCAAGCCCGATCTGATCTGGGGAGCGGCCTATCAGAATCGCGGCGGCATCCCTCCGATGGTCATGGGAACGTTCGGCCTGCGGCTCCCGATCTACCGCGAGCGCAAGCAGGTTCAGGCGATCGCGCAGGTGCGGAGCGAAACGGACGCGTCGAAGCAGGAGGTCCTTGCGGCGAGGCTGAATGTCGCAGCGCGCGTGCGCGATCTCGCCGCGCGGGCATCGCGCGCGGGGACGCTGTCGAGCCTCTACCGGGAAGCTCTCATCCCGCAGTCCCTGAGCGCGCTCGATTCGGCGTCGGCCGCCTATGGCGTGGGGAGGGCCGACTTCCTCACGCTCCTCGACGACTTCTCGGCGGTCCTGGCCTACGAGATCGACTACGAGACGCAGCGGGCCGCGCGCGTCGCCGCCCTCGCGGCCCTCGAGCCCCTGACGGGCCGAGAGCTGGTGGCGGCGTCTCGAGGGGAAGCGGCCCGGGAGGGAGGTCCTCGTGAGTAA
- a CDS encoding N(4)-(beta-N-acetylglucosaminyl)-L-asparaginase — MKRRDFIVRGAAGAGAAALGVISRAGAEAGTAGTAPAAAGGDGVRPLVISSGNGLKATEKAMEVLKSGGSSLDAVIAGVNRVEEDPNDITVGLGGLPNERGVVELDASVMHGPSGRAGAVGSLHNIVYPSRVARLVMEQTDHVLLVGDGALDFAKAEGFKEENLLTERSRKIWLWWRQTLSPKDDWIAPPESEWPEEVKEYVRTYGTINCSAIDLNGDLSGVTTTSGLFFKMPGRVGDSPIIGAGLYVDNEVGACGSTGRGEEVILAAGSASVIENLRRGMSPEEAGLDVLKRVVARAKKLPRILKADGTPDFNVNFYVLDRKGRYAGCAIWSQSFFTVHDGHENRRLESAYLLKKKTA, encoded by the coding sequence ATGAAGCGACGCGACTTCATCGTCAGAGGGGCCGCGGGTGCGGGAGCCGCCGCACTCGGCGTCATTTCCCGCGCGGGGGCCGAGGCCGGGACGGCCGGGACGGCGCCCGCGGCCGCCGGGGGGGATGGGGTCCGCCCCCTCGTCATCTCGAGCGGCAACGGGCTCAAGGCCACCGAGAAGGCGATGGAGGTCCTCAAGTCGGGGGGCTCCTCCCTCGACGCCGTGATCGCGGGGGTGAACCGCGTCGAGGAGGATCCGAACGACATCACCGTCGGCCTCGGCGGCCTGCCGAACGAGCGCGGCGTCGTCGAGCTGGACGCCTCCGTGATGCACGGGCCGTCGGGACGAGCCGGCGCGGTCGGCTCGCTCCACAACATCGTCTATCCCTCGCGCGTCGCGCGCCTCGTGATGGAGCAGACCGACCACGTCCTCCTCGTGGGCGACGGGGCTCTCGACTTCGCGAAGGCGGAGGGGTTCAAGGAGGAGAACCTCCTCACCGAGCGATCGAGGAAGATCTGGCTCTGGTGGCGCCAGACCCTCTCTCCCAAGGACGACTGGATCGCGCCGCCGGAGTCCGAGTGGCCCGAAGAGGTGAAGGAGTACGTCCGCACCTACGGCACGATCAACTGCTCGGCCATCGACCTCAACGGAGATCTCTCGGGGGTCACGACGACGTCGGGTCTCTTCTTCAAGATGCCCGGGCGCGTCGGCGACTCGCCCATCATCGGGGCGGGCCTCTACGTGGACAACGAGGTGGGAGCCTGCGGATCCACGGGGCGGGGCGAGGAGGTGATCCTCGCCGCCGGATCGGCGTCCGTCATCGAGAACCTGAGGCGCGGGATGTCCCCTGAGGAGGCCGGGCTCGACGTCCTCAAGCGCGTCGTCGCCCGGGCGAAGAAGCTCCCCAGAATCCTCAAGGCCGACGGGACCCCGGACTTCAACGTGAACTTCTACGTCCTCGATCGCAAGGGTCGCTACGCCGGGTGCGCGATCTGGAGCCAGTCGTTCTTCACGGTGCACGACGGCCACGAGAACCGGCGTCTCGAATCGGCCTACCTCCTGAAGAAGAAGACGGCGTAG